A region of Nitratidesulfovibrio sp. DNA encodes the following proteins:
- the dsrA gene encoding dissimilatory-type sulfite reductase subunit alpha, which yields MAKHSTPKLDQLESGPWPSFVSDIKQEAAYRAANPKGLDYQIPVDCPEDLLGVLELSYNEGETHWKHGGIVGVFGYGGGVIGRYCDQPEQFPGVAHFHTVRVNQPAAKYYHTDYLRQLCDLWDLRGSGLTNMHGSTGDIVLLGTQTPQLEELFFELTHKMNTDLGGSGSNLRTPESCLGMSRCEYACYDTQACCYALTMEYQDELHRPAFPYKFKFKFDGCPNGCVASIARSDFSVIGTWKDDIKIDQAAVKAYVGGELKPNAGAHSGRDWGKFDIVAEVVERCPSKCISWNGSALSIKTSECVRCMHCINTMPRALRIGDERGASILVGAKAPVLDGAQMGSLLVPFVDASEPFDDIKGVVEKIWDWWMEEGKNRERLGETIKRLSFQKLLEVTEIDPVAQHVKEPRSNPYIFFKEEEVPGGWDRDITEYRKRHQR from the coding sequence ATGGCGAAACATTCAACCCCCAAGTTGGACCAGCTCGAATCCGGGCCCTGGCCCAGCTTCGTGTCCGACATCAAGCAGGAAGCGGCGTACCGGGCCGCCAACCCCAAGGGTCTGGACTACCAGATCCCTGTGGACTGCCCCGAAGACCTGCTTGGCGTGCTCGAGCTGTCCTACAACGAGGGTGAAACCCACTGGAAGCACGGCGGCATCGTCGGCGTGTTCGGTTACGGCGGCGGCGTCATCGGCCGTTACTGTGACCAGCCCGAACAGTTCCCCGGCGTGGCGCACTTCCACACCGTGCGCGTGAACCAGCCCGCGGCGAAGTACTACCACACCGACTACCTGCGCCAGCTCTGCGACCTGTGGGACCTGCGCGGCTCCGGTCTGACCAACATGCACGGCTCCACCGGCGACATCGTGCTTCTTGGCACCCAGACCCCGCAGCTTGAAGAACTGTTCTTCGAACTGACCCACAAGATGAACACCGACCTTGGTGGCTCGGGCTCCAACCTGCGTACGCCTGAATCGTGCCTTGGCATGTCGCGTTGCGAATACGCCTGCTACGACACCCAGGCCTGCTGCTACGCCCTGACCATGGAATACCAGGACGAACTGCACCGTCCGGCGTTCCCCTACAAGTTCAAGTTCAAGTTCGACGGCTGCCCCAACGGCTGCGTCGCCTCCATCGCCCGCTCCGACTTCTCGGTCATCGGTACCTGGAAGGACGACATCAAGATCGACCAGGCCGCCGTCAAGGCCTACGTCGGTGGCGAACTGAAGCCCAACGCCGGTGCCCACTCGGGCCGCGACTGGGGCAAGTTCGACATCGTGGCCGAAGTGGTGGAACGCTGCCCCTCCAAGTGCATCTCCTGGAACGGCTCCGCCCTGTCCATCAAGACCAGCGAGTGCGTGCGCTGCATGCACTGCATCAACACCATGCCCCGCGCCCTGCGCATCGGTGACGAACGCGGCGCGTCCATCCTGGTCGGCGCCAAGGCGCCCGTCCTCGACGGCGCCCAGATGGGTTCGCTGCTGGTTCCCTTCGTGGACGCCAGCGAGCCGTTCGACGACATCAAGGGTGTCGTTGAAAAGATCTGGGACTGGTGGATGGAAGAAGGCAAGAACCGCGAGCGCCTGGGCGAGACCATCAAGCGTCTCAGCTTCCAGAAGCTGCTCGAGGTGACCGAAATCGACCCCGTGGCGCAGCACGTGAAAGAGCCCCGTTCCAACCCGTACATCTTCTTCAAGGAAGAAGAAGTGCCCGGTGGCTGGGACCGCGACATCACGGAATACCGCAAGAGACACCAGAGATAA
- a CDS encoding type I restriction endonuclease subunit R, whose translation MHEVSLGATLRDYLTGQDVDHTTYEDLRQALARLLVEQLGHPRGLVEPRVRVRFDVPDGGDAGAGRGPDVPDVPDVPDVPDEPASVSAPTGMPGAEPGVPSTRPAGTLPDSSLSLSPSSSEAPHDPDEGCRVVDLTLRDDDGTPLCIVLFCPGAPGTYARESVAAARLFPGGPAPLVAVTDTRDALLMAAVDGAVLGEGMRALPKRDDLRRLAAEHPCPPLPPERAAGERRILGAYTAFLKRCCGEDVCLL comes from the coding sequence ATGCACGAAGTCAGCCTTGGGGCCACCCTGCGCGACTATCTGACCGGGCAGGACGTGGACCACACCACCTACGAGGATTTGCGGCAGGCGCTGGCGCGGCTGCTGGTGGAGCAACTGGGCCACCCGCGCGGGCTTGTCGAGCCGCGCGTGCGGGTGCGGTTCGACGTGCCGGACGGCGGCGATGCTGGCGCCGGGCGTGGCCCCGATGTGCCTGACGTGCCAGACGTGCCAGACGTGCCAGATGAACCGGCAAGCGTTTCTGCGCCGACAGGCATGCCCGGAGCGGAACCGGGAGTGCCATCGACCCGTCCCGCCGGTACCCTTCCCGATTCTTCCCTCTCTCTTTCTCCTTCTTCATCCGAAGCTCCCCATGACCCCGACGAAGGCTGCCGCGTGGTGGACCTGACCCTGCGCGACGACGACGGCACGCCGCTGTGCATCGTGCTGTTCTGCCCCGGTGCCCCCGGCACCTATGCCCGCGAAAGCGTGGCGGCAGCCCGGCTGTTTCCCGGCGGCCCCGCGCCGCTGGTGGCCGTGACCGACACGCGCGATGCCCTGCTCATGGCGGCGGTGGATGGCGCGGTGCTGGGCGAGGGCATGCGGGCGTTGCCGAAGCGGGATGATTTGCGGCGGTTGGCAGCGGAGCACCCGTGCCCGCCGCTGCCGCCGGAACGCGCGGCGGGCGAGCGGCGCATACTGGGGGCGTACACGGCGTTTTTGAA